The Collimonas sp. PA-H2 genome contains a region encoding:
- the aqpZ gene encoding aquaporin Z: MHLSKRLGAEALGTFWLVLGGCGSAVLAAGFPGLGIGFHGVALAFGLTVLTMAFAIGHISGCHLNPAVTLGLATAGRFPKSEILPYWVAQVVGGIIAAGILYLIATGKPGAEIGGFAANGYGEHSPGLYSMSAALICEIVMTFVFLIVILGATDKRAPAGFAPIAIGLCLTLIHLISIPVTNTSVNPARSTSQALFVGGWALQQLWLFWLAPLVGAVLAGIVYPAIWGEKD, from the coding sequence ATGCATCTTTCTAAACGTCTGGGCGCCGAAGCACTCGGCACTTTCTGGCTGGTTCTCGGCGGTTGCGGCAGCGCCGTGCTGGCGGCTGGTTTTCCGGGCCTCGGCATCGGTTTCCATGGAGTCGCGCTGGCTTTCGGTCTGACCGTGCTGACAATGGCGTTTGCCATCGGCCATATTTCCGGCTGCCACTTGAATCCGGCGGTGACGCTCGGACTGGCAACCGCCGGCCGTTTCCCCAAGAGTGAAATCCTGCCTTACTGGGTTGCCCAGGTAGTGGGCGGCATCATTGCCGCGGGCATCCTGTATCTGATCGCCACCGGCAAGCCAGGTGCGGAAATCGGTGGCTTCGCCGCCAACGGCTACGGCGAACATTCACCCGGCCTGTATTCGATGAGCGCTGCTTTGATCTGCGAAATCGTGATGACCTTCGTCTTCCTGATCGTGATCCTGGGCGCCACCGACAAGCGTGCACCGGCCGGTTTTGCGCCGATCGCGATCGGTTTGTGCCTGACGCTGATCCACCTGATCAGTATCCCGGTCACCAACACCTCGGTCAATCCTGCGCGCAGCACCAGCCAGGCATTGTTCGTCGGCGGCTGGGCCTTGCAGCAGCTGTGGCTGTTCTGGCTGGCGCCGCTGGTTGGCGCTGTGCTTGCCGGGATTGTGTATCCAGCGATCTGGGGCGAAAAGGACTGA
- a CDS encoding Tex family protein: MLPSIEQRLALELAAKPAQVAAAVSLLDEGATVPFIARYRKEATGGLDDIQLRLLEERLRYLRELEARRGAILASIEEQGKMTPALLQAITLAEDKTRLEDLYLPYKLKRRTKAQIAAEAGLTVLADALLADPELNPEQEAEKYLKPAFSTDNGDNPGVADAKAALDGARQILMERFSEDATLLQALREYLTEHGVVESKVVEGKQDAGEKFADYFDYSETIGTIPSHRALALFRGRREEMLNVVLRLDSEEEKPKWDAPHNPCEGRIAARFGISNKSRSADKWLSDTVRWSWRVKVFMHLETELMTKLREKAEVEAINVFALNLKALLLAAPAGPRATMGLDPGLRTGVKVAVIDATGKVVATTAIYPHQPRNDWDGSLHTLAQLAEQHQVSLISIGNGTASRETDKLAQDLIKLRPELKLTKIVVSEAGASVYSASEFASRELPDMDVSLRGAVSIARRLQDPLAELVKIDPKSIGVGQYQHDVGQTQLARSLDAVVEDCVNAVGVDVNTASAPLLARVSGLNASVAQSIVTYRDMKGMFTSRAALRDVPRLGDKTFEQAAGFLRIMNSDNPLDGSAVHPESYPLVEKILADIKKDVKGVIGDSRLLTSLNPAKYADEKFGVPTIADILKELEKPGRDPRPEFTTATFKDGVEEIRDLRPDMILEGVVTNVAAFGAFVDIGVHQDGLVHISALSNTFVKDPHSVVKAGQVVKVKVLEIDEKRKRIALTMRLSDSAPVAGAKPEQRADRNDAKRLSQHQQRQSAPAPAPANNAMAAAFAKLKG, from the coding sequence ATGCTGCCTTCGATCGAACAACGCCTCGCCCTTGAACTTGCCGCCAAACCGGCGCAAGTCGCCGCTGCCGTCTCCCTGCTGGACGAAGGCGCGACCGTGCCTTTTATCGCCCGCTACCGCAAGGAAGCCACCGGCGGTCTCGACGACATCCAGCTGCGTCTGCTGGAAGAACGCCTGCGCTACCTGCGTGAACTGGAAGCGCGCCGCGGCGCCATCCTGGCTTCGATCGAAGAACAGGGCAAGATGACGCCGGCGCTGCTGCAGGCCATCACCCTGGCGGAAGACAAGACCCGGCTCGAAGATCTCTACCTGCCGTACAAGCTCAAACGCCGCACCAAGGCGCAGATCGCCGCCGAAGCCGGCCTGACCGTGCTGGCCGATGCACTGCTGGCCGATCCGGAACTGAATCCGGAACAGGAAGCCGAGAAATATCTGAAGCCGGCCTTCAGCACCGACAACGGCGACAATCCCGGCGTCGCCGACGCCAAGGCAGCGCTGGACGGCGCACGGCAAATCCTGATGGAACGCTTTTCCGAAGATGCAACGCTGCTGCAGGCGCTGCGCGAATACCTGACCGAGCATGGCGTGGTCGAATCCAAGGTAGTGGAAGGCAAGCAGGATGCCGGTGAAAAATTCGCCGACTACTTCGATTATTCGGAAACCATCGGCACGATTCCCTCGCATCGCGCGCTGGCCTTGTTCCGCGGCCGCCGCGAGGAGATGCTGAACGTGGTGCTGCGCCTCGATAGCGAGGAAGAAAAACCGAAGTGGGATGCGCCGCACAATCCGTGCGAAGGCCGCATCGCCGCCCGTTTCGGCATCAGCAACAAGAGCCGTAGTGCTGATAAATGGCTGAGCGACACGGTGCGCTGGAGCTGGCGCGTCAAGGTCTTCATGCACCTGGAAACCGAGCTGATGACCAAGTTGCGCGAAAAAGCTGAAGTCGAGGCGATCAATGTCTTCGCTCTCAATCTGAAAGCCTTGCTGTTGGCCGCGCCGGCCGGCCCGCGCGCCACCATGGGCCTGGATCCGGGCCTGCGCACCGGCGTCAAGGTAGCCGTGATCGACGCCACCGGCAAGGTGGTCGCCACCACCGCGATTTATCCGCACCAGCCGCGCAACGACTGGGATGGTTCGCTGCACACGCTGGCGCAGCTGGCGGAGCAGCACCAGGTTTCGTTGATCTCGATCGGCAACGGCACCGCTTCGCGCGAAACCGACAAGCTGGCGCAGGACCTGATCAAGCTGCGGCCGGAACTGAAGCTGACCAAGATCGTAGTGTCGGAAGCCGGCGCCTCGGTTTACTCAGCCTCCGAATTCGCTTCGCGCGAGCTGCCCGACATGGACGTCTCGCTGCGCGGTGCGGTATCGATTGCGCGCCGCCTGCAGGATCCGCTGGCGGAGCTGGTCAAGATCGATCCGAAGTCGATCGGCGTCGGCCAGTACCAGCATGATGTCGGCCAGACCCAGCTGGCGCGCTCGCTCGATGCGGTAGTGGAGGATTGCGTGAATGCGGTCGGCGTCGATGTCAATACCGCCTCGGCGCCATTGCTGGCGCGCGTCTCCGGCCTCAACGCCAGCGTCGCCCAAAGCATCGTCACCTATCGCGACATGAAGGGCATGTTTACCTCGCGCGCGGCGCTGCGCGACGTGCCGCGGCTGGGCGACAAGACCTTTGAGCAGGCCGCCGGCTTCCTGCGCATCATGAACAGCGACAATCCGCTGGACGGTTCGGCGGTGCACCCGGAATCCTACCCGCTGGTGGAAAAGATCCTGGCTGACATCAAGAAGGACGTCAAGGGCGTGATCGGTGACAGCAGGCTGCTGACCTCGCTCAATCCAGCCAAGTATGCCGATGAGAAATTCGGCGTGCCGACCATCGCCGACATCCTCAAGGAACTGGAAAAGCCGGGCCGCGACCCGCGTCCGGAATTCACCACCGCCACCTTCAAGGACGGCGTCGAAGAAATCCGCGACCTGCGTCCCGACATGATCCTGGAAGGCGTGGTCACCAATGTGGCGGCGTTCGGCGCCTTTGTCGACATCGGCGTGCACCAGGACGGCTTGGTGCATATTTCGGCGCTCTCCAACACCTTCGTCAAGGATCCGCACAGCGTGGTCAAGGCTGGCCAGGTGGTGAAAGTCAAGGTGCTGGAAATCGATGAAAAGCGCAAGCGCATCGCGCTCACCATGCGCCTCAGCGACAGTGCGCCGGTAGCCGGCGCCAAGCCGGAGCAGCGGGCCGACCGCAACGACGCCAAGCGCTTGTCCCAGCATCAGCAACGACAATCTGCACCGGCGCCAGCACCGGCCAACAACGCCATGGCCGCGGCTTTCGCCAAGCTGAAGGGATAG
- the ispB gene encoding octaprenyl diphosphate synthase: MSPIAADMDAVNAVIRRQLHSEVPLVNQIAEYIISAGGKRLRPVLVLLMARACGYAGDKHHELAAVIEFIHTATLLHDDVVDESSLRRGRQTANALFGNAASVLVGDFLYSRAFQMMVAVDNARVMQIVADATNVIAEGEVLQLLNMHNPDVSEENYLQVIRSKTAKLFEAAAQLGVLIAGADDAATEAAIEAAGEYGRSLGTAFQLIDDVLDYSGNASDIGKNVGDDLREGKPTLPLIYLMSHGTPEQRELVRSCIENGDEQHFDEILAAITTSGALDYTRQEAEKAAQRAATAIAGLPNSQFKDSLLQLSVFAVDRNH, translated from the coding sequence ATGTCCCCGATCGCGGCCGATATGGACGCGGTCAATGCGGTGATTCGCCGTCAGTTGCACTCGGAAGTGCCCTTGGTGAATCAGATTGCCGAGTACATCATCAGCGCCGGCGGCAAGCGCCTGCGCCCGGTGCTGGTCTTGCTGATGGCGCGCGCTTGCGGTTATGCCGGCGACAAGCATCACGAACTGGCGGCGGTGATCGAATTCATCCACACCGCCACCCTGCTGCACGATGACGTGGTGGACGAGTCGTCTCTGCGGCGCGGCCGGCAGACCGCCAATGCCTTGTTCGGCAACGCCGCCTCGGTGCTGGTGGGCGATTTCCTGTATTCGCGCGCCTTTCAGATGATGGTTGCGGTGGATAACGCACGGGTGATGCAGATCGTCGCCGATGCCACCAACGTCATCGCCGAAGGCGAGGTACTGCAGTTGCTGAACATGCACAACCCGGATGTCTCGGAAGAAAACTATCTGCAGGTGATCCGCTCCAAGACCGCCAAGCTGTTCGAGGCAGCGGCGCAGTTGGGCGTGCTGATCGCCGGTGCCGACGACGCAGCGACTGAGGCGGCAATTGAAGCGGCAGGCGAATATGGTCGTTCGCTAGGCACCGCATTCCAGCTGATCGACGACGTGCTGGACTATTCCGGCAACGCCAGCGATATCGGCAAGAACGTCGGCGACGACCTGCGCGAGGGCAAGCCGACCTTGCCCCTGATTTACCTGATGAGCCACGGCACGCCGGAACAACGAGAACTGGTGCGCAGCTGCATCGAGAATGGCGACGAACAGCATTTCGATGAAATCCTGGCGGCCATCACCACTTCCGGCGCCCTCGACTACACCCGGCAGGAAGCCGAAAAGGCGGCGCAGCGTGCCGCTACCGCAATCGCAGGCTTGCCAAATAGTCAGTTCAAGGATTCTTTGCTACAATTATCTGTATTCGCTGTGGATCGCAATCACTGA
- a CDS encoding plasmid replication initiator TrfA, which translates to MPLIETNAGPNTGAGHSSRRPHPNDVMAKLYERTARANLALIEKRRHATETPWQMFFPGLETFMRAMPNQIARSSLFAPIAKGHRKMHNATVLVSRKDGVLEYSGEQLDEADADIVLQLMYEALQSIPGQPVTINRAAFLRAIGRNTGKSDYTWLHRRIKALTAATLFIEARRSDGSAKYRVGDTKAFHILSDFEYNEGAETYTYTLDQRWKVLFGNREFALIDWEKRLNIGRGQDMAKALQLLVATSADPVQRYALDWLKAKMQYGSPLRKFKVAIKAATDELERLQIIAGARFALNTRGKEQMVWTKL; encoded by the coding sequence ATGCCACTAATTGAGACCAATGCCGGCCCCAATACGGGAGCGGGTCACAGCTCGCGTCGCCCCCATCCAAATGATGTAATGGCCAAATTGTACGAAAGAACCGCTCGTGCAAACCTTGCCCTTATTGAAAAACGTCGACATGCAACTGAAACGCCCTGGCAGATGTTCTTTCCTGGCTTGGAAACATTCATGCGGGCGATGCCCAATCAGATAGCCAGATCCTCATTGTTCGCTCCGATCGCCAAAGGGCATAGGAAGATGCACAACGCCACTGTGCTGGTATCGCGGAAGGATGGAGTCCTGGAATACAGCGGCGAGCAACTGGACGAGGCTGACGCGGATATTGTGCTGCAACTTATGTATGAAGCACTGCAGTCGATACCAGGCCAACCAGTAACGATCAACCGGGCAGCATTCCTACGCGCTATTGGGCGAAACACCGGAAAAAGTGACTACACATGGCTGCATCGCAGGATAAAAGCCCTGACAGCAGCAACCCTCTTTATCGAAGCTAGACGATCAGACGGCTCGGCAAAATATCGCGTCGGTGATACCAAAGCATTTCATATTCTGTCCGACTTTGAATATAACGAGGGTGCAGAAACTTACACCTACACCCTAGATCAACGATGGAAAGTGCTTTTTGGCAATAGAGAGTTTGCTCTCATCGACTGGGAAAAGCGTTTAAACATTGGGCGCGGACAAGATATGGCCAAAGCACTTCAGCTTCTCGTAGCCACGTCAGCAGATCCGGTGCAGCGCTACGCTTTGGATTGGCTCAAAGCCAAGATGCAATATGGAAGCCCCTTGAGAAAATTCAAAGTCGCTATCAAGGCAGCGACGGACGAACTAGAACGATTGCAAATTATCGCCGGTGCGCGCTTTGCGCTCAACACCAGGGGTAAGGAGCAGATGGTATGGACGAAGCTTTAA